The stretch of DNA TCGATAGGGTAATCGGTGGTTTTCTCGAAGGAGCGCAGAGGAATGAGAGGGGCTCCTTCTCCCGCGAGACTCAGCGAAAATACGCACATACTCAGCAATATCAAAAAGATGACTGCACGTTTATTCATTTTTTCCTCCCCATGGCACGTCAAAAAATGCCTCCATAGTTTTCACCGTTCTTTTGGAAAACGGACGTCCCTTACATATCCGCGCTGGACACCTGGAAAAAGGCCTGATCCACCAGCCGGATACGCTGCCGGGCTCCACCCGAAACGTCGAAGAGCTCGGCTCTCACCAGATAGGCTCCAAATTCCCTCCAGCTCACGGGGTTGAGAATCGTCTCCTCGTTGATTTTCCAGAAACTCGAAACATCGACGTCTCTTCCGCTTTCCATCAAATATCCCGCGTCCAGGTCCGCGCTGGACAGCACCACCAGAGGCGCCGGAATCTGCGCCAGCACGTCGGCGGAGATAGGCGTTATTATATTCGCTGCCGTGTAGGTTACATCGTAAACTTTCAGGGTCAGCAGCTGCTGTCTTTCAGGGATGGAAATATCCCTCCTCAGAGAGTAAGCCGCACTCCCCGGGAACCCGTCGGAGCTGGCGGGCAGCGCGGGAATCTGAGGGATCAGCAGGTCCTGATCGTTGGAGACGTTCGGGTCATAAGGATGATCGTAGTCGATGGTGGGCCGATGGAGCGCCTCTCCCTTACGATAGTTGTACTCGGAAATTCTGCCCTTCACGTCCTCGATCACGTCCGTCATCCGCGTGTGCTCCACGTAGGCCTCCCGCTGCTGAGCGGTCAAATTTATAAACTGCGACGCGGCGGTGAAGGCAAAGGTAATCAGCGCGGCTCCCACCAGGACGATCACCAGCGCCGTGGGAAGCCCCATGCCCCGCCGTTTTTTCTCCACGAATCGCCTCATCCGCACAAGAAAGGAACTTTTTATCCCGTTCAATTTCTTATCCTCCAGGTCATACTCTGCGTAATGATACGAAACCTTTTGTCAGCCTCCGAAAAGGGAGCCGCGAAGGAAGGCCAGGCCGGAGGCGTCCCTCTGGCGGCGGAGTCCAGCTCCTCTCCCCTCATGGCAAGATACATCGTCAAAAGACGATTTCTCACGTCAAAACGGAAATACATTCCCGCCACGTTGTAGGCAAGAATGTTGATGCGGCTCGTGTCTCCGTCGGTGAAATCCGACCCGAAAACCTCCTGCACCAGACGCCGGTTCTGGTCCACGTAAAGACGGGCAACCCTCACGCCGTAGACTTCCTCGAAGCCGCCCAGAAGACCTTCCAGAGGCATGGCCGTGCTGCTTCCGGGGGCCATGCGAAGCGCCAGAGTCTGAGTGCCCGTAGAGCCGGGAGAAATCCCCCGCACCAGCATGGGAACGCGCAGGGTGGGGAAAATCACCCAGGAGCGGACGTCACGGCCGTTCGAAACCTGCAAACTGACGTTTTGTCCGTCCAGCGTGAAGTTCTGAAGCCTCTGGACGGCGTTCGGCAGGGCAAAATGGAACGTCAGAGAGGGCACTGAATTTCCGTTCCAGTACATGGCGCTGACATCGCCGCTCACGATTCCCTCAATTACCCCAGCCTCCCGGCTGGCATCCGTAATAATCACGTCGCTGGAATTCGGATTTCCCACCTTGATGAAGTGCTTTGAGGTCTCCATCGTAAACGGAAACGCCCAGGCGTAATAAAGCTGAGGCCCCACGTAAACGTTGCCGCTTGAGTCCAGGTCCAGCCTTGGAGAGTCCACCATGGTGCCGCTCGACGACATGGGCCCCAAAAGCGCCGGGGATCTGGGAGGCGAGACCGGGTCGAAGGAGGCCAGAGTGATGGGGCCGCCCCAGTCTTCACTGATTTTGCCCATATAGGCCATCACCGGATCGGAACCGCCGATACCCGTGAACGCCTCGGCGAAGGAACCCTCTCTGCGCCTGTTGTTGGGCATACCCAGAGAGACGTTGGTGATCTCCCGCCCCAGCCACTGGAACACGTATTCGATGTCACCCCGTCCGCCGGCGTAATCCCGCGTCTGAAAAAACATTCCATAAAAAATATACAGAGAGGTGAGCACCACTGCTCCCAAAATACCCATGATGATCATGGATATCAGCAGTTCAAGAAATGTAAAGGCGCGCAAACGCCGCAACTTCATCAGCCCCCTTTTCGATCGATCGTCCGGGATCCCTTCGCCGGGTCGGACACTGGCCTCGCTCCTCATCAGACATCTCCGCCGTATCGATCGTCCGGAACCGTCTTACTGGATTTTGCGTTGATTCTTTTTTCGATCGTAAAATCCTCAAGTCCGGTGTGCCTCGTCTTTATTTTCAGTTTGACGGTTCTCACGCCATTCACGGGAGTGGGGCCCATCGTCGTGTTGGTCGCGGGATCGTCCACAATGACCCTGAAGCCCTGAATAGTGAATCCGTTCGGATTGGTATAACTGCCCGTGGCCGATGGATCCAAAATCTTCGCAACCGTGTTGGTGGCGCTGGCCATTGTAAAAGACAAATCCTCCGGTTCGGGATCGATGCACTCGAACACCTCGAACCAGCTGGCGGCCAGCATACGCGCGTTCAGGTCGTTTCTCGCGAAGTTGTGCAGCTGAGTCGACCATACGGCCGTCGACATGATCGCCCATATCGATATTCCAAGGACGAGCATGAGGATAATGGCTTCCACCATGCTCATTCCTCTGCGTCGTCGGGATCCTCCTCCCCATCGCACTACAGCCATTCTCAACGCATCGATCGTCAAAATTGGGAATCCCTCCCTTATGTCATTTCTCCTGTCTATTTCGACAGATATTTCTCTGAAAAGATTTTTACCAAATTTTAATTTAGGTACATAAGAAAGATTATGTATAAAAAGTCACTTAGTCAATAGGTCTTAAGTCGCACAAAGAATAAGCAAATAGAATTATAAAAAAAATTTCAGATTTATTTTATTCCTGAACGGACAAAAGCACCGGAAATCACCGATTTTCGCGGCTCCCCGCTTTTTCATTCCCGTGTTTTTCATTCCGAATTTTTCAGTCCGATTTTTTCATTCCTGTTTTTTATACCCGTGCTCCGTCTCCGCTTCGCGCGGACATTTTCACCGGTGACTGCATGAAAGTCCCATGGACTTTTATGTAATTTTACAAATAAGTCCATGGGTGTTTTAGGATAATTTTGTTTTGTCCTTTTTTACTGTTCACTCATTACGGAAACATCGAAAAAGATTTCATTTTTTCTTCTTCGCTTTATTTCCCGTTTCAGCTTCGATTGACAGGGTCAGGAGAATACTTCGTCGCGTCGTTGCGTTTTAGGGGCAATCGATTTAAAATACAATAAACGTAAAGGGGTAAACTCTGTTGTGGGGAGTCCCTCTCGTCAACCACAATGCCAGCAACAATAAAGAAGAGCTCCCCCGTAGCGTCGATGAAGGCGCGGGAAGATCGGATTTAGGAGGAATGCGCGATGGCCGCCTGTCTGGACGTACTGCCTTTCATCAACACGTTGCCGGACTCCGTGCTGATACTCGGTAAAGAACGGGGAAACATCATTGGAGCCAATGATGTGTTCCTTCGGCATACCGGATTGACCCAGGAGTCCGTTCGTACCTCCAGGCTGTTGGATCTTCCCTTTTTCTCACGGGTCAACCGGCGTCACCTGCTGCGGATTTACGTCAAGGCCCTGCGAGGCGTCAGTGGACGGGAAACCATGCCCATCCAGTACGTCACCCCGGGGCAGAACCTCAAAAACGTCATCGCCATGGCAACCCGCTTCGAGTCGGATGGGGAAACGTACGTCACCTTCACTTTCCGGGAACCTTCGGGCCCGGAAGAAACGGCGGTGGACGCCAACTCCTGGGAGAACTGCCTGAAACTGACCTGCGAGCCCTACATGGAATTTCGTCCCGTCTCTCCCCTCGTTCCGCCTCTGGAGCTGGAGGACCGGCTTTCGTTTTTGACCATGGCGGGAGATACCCTGCGGGTCAAATACGCCAACGCCGCCGCCGTGGATCTGTTTGACCGGGAAAAAGGCACTCTGGCGGACAGAACTTTCATTTCATTTTTCAAAAAAGAAGAAGACGCTCTTCGTTTTCTGGACATGCTTTCCGTGGTGGGCCAGATGAAGGCCGAGACGATCGTGGCCGTTGGGGCGGATCAGGTCGCGGAGGTGGAGGTCAACTGCGTCGTTCACTTCGACGACAACGGAGGAATTGAGGCGCTCTACTGCAGCCAGCGGGACCTTTCAAGCGCCAGACGCTACGAGGCCATCATCGGAGGCAGCCGCGTGGAGACGGATTTTACCTTCAACCAGCCTTTCATGGGTGTGGCCTACCTTGTTCCCGTGCCCCATCCTCTGGAGCGGCCGAATCCCCAGAACGTGGAGGCCAGCCTTGACGCCATGCTGGATCAGATTTTGATTACCCGGGCCAACCACGCCATGATGACGCTTTACGAGTCGGACAGGGCGAAGTTCATGATGAAGCCCATGCGGGAGCTTTTTCCGGATACCGCTCTGGCTCGAAAGGTGCTGAAGGAGCTTTTCGTCATCCGGACGTCGTCGGCCGCCATCTACGAATCCAACGAACGGGACCTTCGGTACGTCACCGTTTTTCGCGCGATTTTCGACGAAGCCGACCGGCTCAACGGCATCATGATGATCGCCTCGAAGTACGAACAGGGCTTCCAGGCCCGCTACAACAACAAACCGGAAACGCATGCTCCCTCGCTGGATTTGGTGTAAATCGAATTTGGTGTAAATCCAAGCCTGGCTATTCGTCCGGACGGGCGATATACCACCAGCGTCCGTCGCGGCTGACGGCCGTTCTGTTCTCCTGAAAGGGAAGCACCGCGTCGAAGAGCGGAGGGATGAAGATCGTTCCGGTTACGACGTCGAGAAATCCCCAGCCGCCGTTCTCGGACCGGAAGGGGACAGGAGCGCCGGGGTTCCCTGAAGACGCGGCGGCCCGAGGCAGCTCTTTTTTATGGAGGAGCTCCAAAAATTTCCCCTCACGGTCGATAAAGCTCAACCGTCCCTTTTCGGACTCCACCTGGGCCATGCCCGATCGAAAGCGGGGGGCCTCCGTTTTCCAGGGCAGAAATGACGCCCGGATGAGGATTTTGCCACTGCGATCGATAAACCCCGTACGACCGCCGGTCAAAACCGCCGCCAGCCCTTCGGAAAAGCTCCCGGGCGCTCCGGCCGGGGGAACGTCGAAACGGGGTTTTATTATGACCCGTCCCTTCGTGTCGATGTATCCAATCTTTTTCCCCGACTGAACGGCTGCCAGCCCTTCGCTGAAAGGCCAGGCGCAGGAGTAGCTGTTTTTGACGACCCAGTTCCCCTTTTCGTCGATGTAGCCCCACCGATTTTTCAGACGCACCGGGGCCAGGCGTCTCTTTTCTCCCTCTCCTTCGCCTTCGCTGAAAACCCCGGCGGCTTCGAAGTGAAAAGGAATGCGCAGCTCGCCCTTCCGGTCGATATACCCCCAGCGGTCCCCGGAGGCCACCGGCGCAAGAGCCCCGGAAAAATCCCCGCCGTCCTGAAACTCTTTCGCAAAAGCCAGACGGCCCGCCAGGTTGATGTAGTACTTTTTGCCCCTGTAACCGACGGCGGCAATTCCACCAGAAAAGGACCCGGCAGACGAGAATGCCGCGCCGAAAAGCGGCGTCAGCCTCCTCCCCACGTATCCCCACCGCCCGTCGGTTCCCCGGGCCGGCGCCAGTCCCTCGGAAAAAGGCAGGGCCTCCAGGAACACGGGGGCCATCACCCAAACGCCTCTGCGGTTGATATAGCCCCAGCGGTCCCGAAAGGAGACGCTCGCCACTCCCTCCGAAAAACTCAGCGCGTCGTCGAAGGCGGCCTCGATTTCCAGTTTTCCGGCAGTGGAAATATACCCCCATTTTTTCCCTCGACGCACGGCGGCCAGGCCGTGGCTGAAGCTCCATACCCTGTCGTAAACCGGCGGCACGACCCAGCGCCCGTCGCGATCGATAAAGCCCCACTGACTTCCCCTGGCGACTCCGGCCAGCCCGTCCGAGTAAACCCGTCCCTGAAAGACGGCGTCGAAACCGGCGGGAATGACCGGCGCGCCGGAGGCATCGAGAAAACCGATCTTTCCTCCGTTGCGCACGGCGGCACGGTCCTCCGCGAAGGGCCAGGCTCCCTCGTACAGCGGCAGCACCACCCACTGTCCACGGGAATCGATAAAGCCCCATCGTCCATCCATCGATACGGCCGCGCGATTTTGATAAAATTCTCCCGCCACGTCGAAATCGGCGGAGATGACCCGCTTCCCCAGGGTGTTCACGTATCCCCACCGGTCCCCCGAGCGCACGGCGGCCAGACCCTCGCTGAAGGGCCCCGCGGCGAGGTAGTCGGGGCTGATGACCATCCGCCCCTTCAAATCCATAAATCCCCACTTTCCCTCCACCGACACGGGGGCAAGGCCTTCCTGATGGGGTTTCGCCTCCGACAGACGGGGAGACGCCACCCATCGTCCCCTGGGATCGATATAGCCCCACCGTCCGCCGGACATGACCGCGGCAAGGCCTTCCGAGAAACGCTCGGCCCGCTCGTAACGGGGGGAAAGCAGCCAGTCCAGCCCCTCGGAATCGCTTTCCAGGCTCCATCCCCTTTCAGTGAAGGGAAAAAAAAGAAAGGACAGAAATAAAAACAGAAATAACTCGAACTTTTTTATGATTTTCATGAGGTTTTTATTTTATGAACCTTTTTTTCACATTTTTCACAGGGGAGATTTGATGCGCCCCTTTGGCAAAACGTCCGGTGAACGCAGGTCCCACAGCGTGTAAAAGCCCTCCTCGTCCGCCTCGCCACTGGCCCCCAGAAAATCCAGAACGGCCCGGCTCGCCTTTCTCAGCAGCTTCAGTTCCGAAGCCGGAAGCCCCGCGTGGTTGAAGCGGTCGCTCTCCCCTCCGCAGACCACCTCGCACAGGTACCGTCCTTCTCTTCGAGTGACGGAGACCCGTGTGGGAGCGACGGAAACCCGGGAAAGAACCAGACCGCCGTCCTGAAGTTTTTCGAAATCCACTGCCAGAACGCAGCTTCGTTCACGGGGCAGGGTCCGCTGGTAGGAGACGAAGTTCCCCAGAGACCAGACGACGAGATGTCGTTTGCCGCCGGAGGAGACAATTTCGATGGGCTGCAAAACGTGAGGGTGGGTTCCGATCACGAGGTCTACGCCGTTTTCCACGCAGAGCGCGGCGATTTCCCTTTGGCTCCGCGTGGGGACATAACGATACTCCTCTCCCCAGTGAAAACAGGCCACCAGAATATCGGGGGACGCCAGACGGGCACGGTCCAGTCCCCGCTGCACCGCTTCAGCGGAGATCGTGTTCAGACGGACGTCGCCGGAGGCCAGGACGCGGTTGCTGCCATAGCTCCAGGAGGCAAAGGCCCATCTCAGCCCGGCGTACTCCAGAACCAGGGGCTCGTCGGGCTCGATTTCCCCTCGGCTCAGCCCCGTCCAAAAGATGTCCGCGCTGTCCAGAACGTCGATGGTCCGCGAGGCGCCCGTCACTCCCCGGTCCAGAATGTGGTTGTTCGCCAGAGTGAGAACCTTCACCCCCAGATCCGTCAGCGCCTCCGCGAGAGAATCCGGCGTGTTGAAGGAGGGATAACCGGCAAAACCGCTCTTCTCTCCAGCGAAAACCGTTTCCAGGTTGCCCACCGCCAGAGCATCCGAGAAAAGGGGCTTCACCCGACGAAACTGCGGTTTGAAGTCCCAGACTCCCTTCCCCCGGCGGGCTCCGTCCAGCTGTTCCCGGTGGGCCATGATGTCTCCCACGAAAACTGCCCGAAAGCGCGGTTCCGCTCCGGAGGTCAGGGAAGGACACAATATCAGGCCGCACAAAACGACCCAGATCAACGTCAGCCGCATTCTTTTCATCCTTCGGACCTCTTTCTTCATTCGCCTCACCCGCCGCTCATTCGTACGCTCTCCCGCCGGAGCCGATATTAAAACTTCTTCCGTTTCTCCCGTTTTTCATTATATCTCACAGAGTTTGAGATTCATGTTGGAATAGCAGATGGACAGTGTCGGTGAAATCGACTAATATAAACAGTATCGAGGTTTTTATATGCGGAGGTGGTTACGCATGGACGGACTTTATGAACAGATGGATTTTATTCTCTCCGGCGGAGCCCTGAACCTGCTGGTCGATTTTCTGGCTTCACGGGTAAAGGCCGCGCTGATTCTGGAACCCCGGGACGCCGACCTGGAAGTTCTGGACGCGGTGGGTGTTCAAACAAAAGGATTGCTCGTAAAAGAAAAAGCTTCAAAACTGGCTTCGTTTTTTCCCTCTCACATTCCAGCCGGCAAGTTCGAGACGGACTTTGCCGCGATTGAGGGAGACTGGCCATGGGCCATACGCATTCACGGCATATACTGGACAATTTATGTCCTGCTGCGGGAAAAACCGGAAGCCTCTCTGCTCTCCGATATGCAGTCCGCGGCCGGTCTGATTTCCCTGTGGCAGACCTTCCAGCACTTCGAGATCACGGAAGCGCGCCTTTCCCGTCTGTCCTATATCGTCCTGGCGACCAAAAACACGCTGGCCGCCATCTTCGAACCCATGCCCATCACCTATTACGCCGCCTTTCTCTCCGACGTTCTGCGCGAGAGCCTTTTCCCCCGCTCCATCTCCATCTTCAAAGACGACGGAGGAACCCTGACCTTCCTCGAAGGCGACGAAATCGAAACTCCTGAGCGCAAAGGCATATTCGCGGAGGCATTCACCCCCCCGGTGCCTCGCGTCGTTCAGGCGGACGATCACACCTGGCGGGTCGTCCTGCCCATACCGGACGAGAATCGGCGTCTCTTCTGCCTGGGGGAGTGGGACCACGCCCTGACGGAGGAAACTCTGAACTTTCTGGAACTGTTCGGCAACCTGGCGGCCCGGGCCCTGTCCACCAACCGGCTCCAGTTTGAAGGATTGCAGAAGGAAGAGAAAGTTTCCTCGGCCGATTTCGCTATTTTTTCACTGTCAAAGGCTTTGTCGCTGCTGCAGGAGCAAAAAACGCGGGAATCTCTGCTGAAGCTCTCAGCGGACGTCGTTTCGGAGCTGGTCCCCAAAGGCAGCTGCTTTTTCGCGGCATGGGACCAAAAGAGCGGAGCCTATGTCCCGGCGGCCTTTCAAAAAAAGGGCATCGCGACTCCCTTTTCTTCCAGCGCGCTTTCCACTGCTCAGCCTTTTCCCAAAAATTCCGGGATTTTTTTCGACCTGTCCGACACAAAAACATCCGAACGGCCTCCATACCTGGATGAGGCGCTCTCTCTGTGGCCCGAAATGGAGGGTATGCGCTACATTTTCCTTTTGCAGGTAAACGACAGGACGGAGGGGTTTATCGCCCTGGAGCCGGGCTCGGAAGCCACCCATCTGCCTCAAAACAGCATTGCCGCCCTGCAGATCATGGCCCAGTGCCTTGCCCTGGAGCTGAGGCAGTTCGACGACCGCTGAGTTCGTACGCGCAGGCTCCGCGATGGAGGTCTCTCTCCCCAAAAAGCAATCGCCGCCGGATTCCTGTTTTGTTTCAGGCCGGCGGCGATTTTTTTGCCAGAGACCCGGATTTCACCGGACCCCCTCTGTTCGCTCTTGTCCGTTTCCGTTATTCTTCCAGCAGACGGGCCTCCAGAATCTGATCCCGCTTAAACCCTTCGAGGCGCAGGTAGAACTCCGCGGCGTCGATCAGGGCCTGCATGGGGGTGAGGCCGATTACCTCGCTGCCCACCACGTTGATCCCGTAGCGGGCCGCCTCGGATTTCACCGTCTCGAACACCCGGTGCAGCGGAGTGGACGTATAATCCGTCATATTGATGGAGACCTGGGAGATCTCCTGGTCGTCCAGAAGCAGCCCGATGGCGCGGCAGTTCACGTACCCTCCCCGGGCCGCCCGGATCGTCTGGGCGATTTTTTTCGCCAGAGACACGTTGGGCGTGTCCAGGTTGATGTTGAAGGCCACCAGGAACGGACGCGCCCCCACCACCGTGGCTCCCGCCGTGGGATGCATGGCATGAGGCCCCTCGTCCGGCGCGCGCTCCGGAGTCTTTATGGCCTCCTTCAACCCCTCGTACTCCCCTTTTCTCACGTCGGGAAGCGCCTTCATCTGAGGACGTTTCGCCGCGGCCTCGTAGAAATAAATCGGAATGGAGAGCTTATCCGCGATTTCCTTCCCCAGGTCGTGAGCCAGGGCGACGCACTCCTCCATCGTCACGCCCACGACAGGAATGAACGGAATGACGTCCGTGGCGCCAATACGAGGATGGCCGCCTCTGTGCTTTTCCATGTCGATCAGTTCCGCGGCTTTCGCGCAGCAGTCGAAGGCCGCTTTCTTAACGGCCTGAGGCTCTCCGACAAAAGTAAGAACCGTGCGATTGTGAGCGGGGTCGGACGAATAATCCAGCACTCTGACCTCCGGAACGGCCCGCGCCGCGTCAACAATGGCGCTGACAACCTCCGGACGCTGTCCCTCGCTGAAGTTGGGGACGCATTCCACTAATTTAGGCATCTGATAAAACTTCCTTTCCGGAAACACAGCAATTCTTCTGTTTCCTTTGTAACATTACATTATTCTGAAATAAAAACTCGCATGTTACCGCCGTATCACCTGGCCCACATTGCCCGCTTCGGACAGCGAGCCCGGTCCTCTCACTCCCACGACACCCCCGCTGCTGTTGTGCATGTAGCCAATGACGCTGCCCGTGTTCTCCCCGCCGGAGAGGGTTCCCCGGTCCAGGTTGCCCACCAGTCCGCCCACGGCCTCACCGCCCTTGATCGTTCCGCTGTTGACGCTGCGATTCAGGTTTCCGCCATAGACGTAACCCGCAAGACCGCCTACATTGATGCCTCCGTAAATCGAAGCACTGGATTTGCAGGTCTCCATTTGTCCACCGGCGAACTCTCCCGCGATGCCGCCCGCGTTGAGTTTGCCCTGAACGGAGCCCTCGATATCGCACTGAGACAGAGTTCCATCCATCATGCGCCCCACTGCTCCGCCGACGCTGACCTCTCCGATAACCTGTCCCTTAAACACCGTGCGGACCACATCTCCGCCGTCCAAAATATTGCCCGCGAGGCCGCCCACGTTCTGCTCGCCCCGGATGGTAACGCCCTCCGCGCGGCAATAGATGATGCTGCCCGACAGAATGCCGCCCACGATGCCGCCCACGTCTCCCCGGCCTTCCACCGTGGCTCCATTAAGGAAGGCGGCGCGCACCGCAGCCTGGTCCATTGTGCCGACCAACCCGCCGGTGGCGGCGTCTCTGCCCTTAACGGTTCCGGAGAAGGAGCAGTTCTCCAGCCCTCCCGAGAGCGCGCTGCCCGCGATGCCTCCCACCGAGGACACGCCGCTCACCGTGCCGGAAACCGAGCAGTCCTTCAGGAGGGATTTTTTCATAAAGCCCGCGATGCCTCCCACGTTGGTCTCCCCGGTGACCTCTATGGACTGAAGGCTGAGGCGGACCACCGTGGCCCCTTCAAGAGCGCCGAACAGCCCCACGGAGGACCTGGCGGCGCCCCCCGCGCGCAAATTCCAGATGGTGTATCCCGCTCCGTCAAAGGTCCCCATGAAGGCCTTTGTTCCACCGCTCCCGGAGGTTCCGATGGGAGTCCAGGCCGTTCCGGAGAGGTCGATGTCCCCGGCCAGCTTCACATGTTTGCCCGCGTAGGAATTTCCGTTGTTGACCGCCCGGGCGAAAGCGGCAAGGTCTGAAGCCGTACGGATCACATAGGGGTTTTTCGCGGCTCCCGAAGCCGTCGCCGAAGACGCTCCGGCTCTTCCCACCCGGCCTTTGACGACCCGCTTCGTCGCCGCTTCCGCGCCGGCGGGCCATGAAAGGGACCAGGAAAGAGAAATCAGAGACACTGCAAAAATCCCAAGAATCACACCTGCCAACGACCTGTCCGATTTATTCACGTATGTACACTCTCCCTGCACGAAATTTGTACTCTCTCCGAAAAGGCCTGTCTGCCTCACAACCCTGCTCTTATTATCAATACCTTTCCAATATCTTACCAAATAAAGAGGTCAGAGGAAACTAAATTCCATGATTTTTTTGGAAATTTATTTGTAATTTATTTGCAGAGAAGATAAAAAAGCGGGCGACCAAATACGCCCGCTGTCTGCAAAAAAAGTTTCGAATTGTGCAACCTTTTCGGCAACATCCTGTTTTTATTATTTCAGATTCCACTGTTTCTGACTTTTCTATATTCAGACTTTTCTATATTGGAATCCGCCGCTTCAAATTCCCCACTTCAAATTCACTGTTTCAAACTCACTATTTCAATGCCCCCAGCGCCGCGTGAGCCGCAGCCACACGAGCCACCGGCACCCGGAAGGGAGAGCAGCTCACGTAGTTCATGTCGATGGAGCAGCAGAAGGCCACACTGGAGGGGTTGCCGCCATGTTCCCCGCATATTCCCACGGAGAGTCCGGGGTTGACCCCGCGTCCCTTTTCCAGAGCAATGCGCATGAGCGCGCCCACGCCGTCGCGGTCCAGCTCGCTGAAGGGATTTTCTTTAAAAACGCCCTTTTCCACGTACTGGAACAGGAACTTGCCCTCCGCATCGTCCCGGGAATAGCCGAAGGTGGTCTGGGTCAGGTCGTTGGTTCCAAAGCTGAAGAACTGGGCGAACTCCGCCAGCTGGTCCGCCACGAGAGCGGCGCGGGGCACCTCGATCATGGTCCCCACCAGGTAGTCGAACTTCGTCCCCGATTTTTCCATGACCTCGGCGGCGATTTTGTCCGACATTTCCCGGAAGAACTTCATTTCCGCCTTCGTGCCCACCAGAGGAATCATGACCTCGGGATGAACCTTCACGCCCTCTTTCTTCAATTCGGCAACGGCCTCGAAAATCGCGTGATTCTGCATCTCGAAAATTTCCGGGTACACCATCCCCAGACGGCAGCCCCGGAACCCCAGCATCGGGTTTGACTCGTGGAGCTGACGAACCTTCGCCAAAGTCTTCTGCAGACGAGCGGCCTCGGGAGAATCGCTCTTCCCCTTCTTTTCCAGCGCGCCCAGCTCCTCCAGAAGGTCGGGCTCCTTCGGCATGAACTCGTGCAGCGGCGGGTCCAGAAGGCGGATGATGACGGGAAGGCCC from Synergistaceae bacterium encodes:
- the ftcD gene encoding glutamate formimidoyltransferase, producing the protein MPKLVECVPNFSEGQRPEVVSAIVDAARAVPEVRVLDYSSDPAHNRTVLTFVGEPQAVKKAAFDCCAKAAELIDMEKHRGGHPRIGATDVIPFIPVVGVTMEECVALAHDLGKEIADKLSIPIYFYEAAAKRPQMKALPDVRKGEYEGLKEAIKTPERAPDEGPHAMHPTAGATVVGARPFLVAFNINLDTPNVSLAKKIAQTIRAARGGYVNCRAIGLLLDDQEISQVSINMTDYTSTPLHRVFETVKSEAARYGINVVGSEVIGLTPMQALIDAAEFYLRLEGFKRDQILEARLLEE
- a CDS encoding type II secretion system GspH family protein, whose product is MRRLRAFTFLELLISMIIMGILGAVVLTSLYIFYGMFFQTRDYAGGRGDIEYVFQWLGREITNVSLGMPNNRRREGSFAEAFTGIGGSDPVMAYMGKISEDWGGPITLASFDPVSPPRSPALLGPMSSSGTMVDSPRLDLDSSGNVYVGPQLYYAWAFPFTMETSKHFIKVGNPNSSDVIITDASREAGVIEGIVSGDVSAMYWNGNSVPSLTFHFALPNAVQRLQNFTLDGQNVSLQVSNGRDVRSWVIFPTLRVPMLVRGISPGSTGTQTLALRMAPGSSTAMPLEGLLGGFEEVYGVRVARLYVDQNRRLVQEVFGSDFTDGDTSRINILAYNVAGMYFRFDVRNRLLTMYLAMRGEELDSAARGTPPAWPSFAAPFSEADKRFRIITQSMTWRIRN
- a CDS encoding PAS domain-containing protein, whose protein sequence is MAACLDVLPFINTLPDSVLILGKERGNIIGANDVFLRHTGLTQESVRTSRLLDLPFFSRVNRRHLLRIYVKALRGVSGRETMPIQYVTPGQNLKNVIAMATRFESDGETYVTFTFREPSGPEETAVDANSWENCLKLTCEPYMEFRPVSPLVPPLELEDRLSFLTMAGDTLRVKYANAAAVDLFDREKGTLADRTFISFFKKEEDALRFLDMLSVVGQMKAETIVAVGADQVAEVEVNCVVHFDDNGGIEALYCSQRDLSSARRYEAIIGGSRVETDFTFNQPFMGVAYLVPVPHPLERPNPQNVEASLDAMLDQILITRANHAMMTLYESDRAKFMMKPMRELFPDTALARKVLKELFVIRTSSAAIYESNERDLRYVTVFRAIFDEADRLNGIMMIASKYEQGFQARYNNKPETHAPSLDLV
- a CDS encoding CapA family protein, whose protein sequence is MKRMRLTLIWVVLCGLILCPSLTSGAEPRFRAVFVGDIMAHREQLDGARRGKGVWDFKPQFRRVKPLFSDALAVGNLETVFAGEKSGFAGYPSFNTPDSLAEALTDLGVKVLTLANNHILDRGVTGASRTIDVLDSADIFWTGLSRGEIEPDEPLVLEYAGLRWAFASWSYGSNRVLASGDVRLNTISAEAVQRGLDRARLASPDILVACFHWGEEYRYVPTRSQREIAALCVENGVDLVIGTHPHVLQPIEIVSSGGKRHLVVWSLGNFVSYQRTLPRERSCVLAVDFEKLQDGGLVLSRVSVAPTRVSVTRREGRYLCEVVCGGESDRFNHAGLPASELKLLRKASRAVLDFLGASGEADEEGFYTLWDLRSPDVLPKGRIKSPL
- a CDS encoding WG repeat-containing protein, which gives rise to MKIIKKFELFLFLFLSFLFFPFTERGWSLESDSEGLDWLLSPRYERAERFSEGLAAVMSGGRWGYIDPRGRWVASPRLSEAKPHQEGLAPVSVEGKWGFMDLKGRMVISPDYLAAGPFSEGLAAVRSGDRWGYVNTLGKRVISADFDVAGEFYQNRAAVSMDGRWGFIDSRGQWVVLPLYEGAWPFAEDRAAVRNGGKIGFLDASGAPVIPAGFDAVFQGRVYSDGLAGVARGSQWGFIDRDGRWVVPPVYDRVWSFSHGLAAVRRGKKWGYISTAGKLEIEAAFDDALSFSEGVASVSFRDRWGYINRRGVWVMAPVFLEALPFSEGLAPARGTDGRWGYVGRRLTPLFGAAFSSAGSFSGGIAAVGYRGKKYYINLAGRLAFAKEFQDGGDFSGALAPVASGDRWGYIDRKGELRIPFHFEAAGVFSEGEGEGEKRRLAPVRLKNRWGYIDEKGNWVVKNSYSCAWPFSEGLAAVQSGKKIGYIDTKGRVIIKPRFDVPPAGAPGSFSEGLAAVLTGGRTGFIDRSGKILIRASFLPWKTEAPRFRSGMAQVESEKGRLSFIDREGKFLELLHKKELPRAAASSGNPGAPVPFRSENGGWGFLDVVTGTIFIPPLFDAVLPFQENRTAVSRDGRWWYIARPDE